A region from the Drosophila ananassae strain 14024-0371.13 chromosome 2L, ASM1763931v2, whole genome shotgun sequence genome encodes:
- the LOC6505955 gene encoding uncharacterized protein LOC6505955: protein MDTICKFLNTDICELLRQLLSSLGYGSCNKDTSGRKKEGNQHGNSNGKQKMENGKNEDNQKECFVVNHASYTIRHKYPDPLVTYDGEAMGEPRLIRFSDLCNTKVASMFKGCPNEKGQCKEKRGECEVKCEEESSEAESCSEKMCQEDSTAEYESAYSENGEEDLLSEQNCSLVSKSDCESQMQCPVIKQEYCEKQCQTSSAKVCDAHLAKKCKPEPCLAQENILHLVKTLFPKDPFTERCNGKENKRRSKNPSYEKQCEATEKLAKKLYRKFVEKKCDATDSPAWNCLTPAQKLRFQWKAITGDELQKTPYDNFRISFMKSFCQMNPRASGRRLRKELRTHWCQLERCQRLPFALQALLYYVSQGCVDPEDHCAVRELFSRLR, encoded by the coding sequence ATGGATACCATTTGTAAGTTTTTAAATACCGATATCTGCGAGTTGCTGAGACAGTTGTTAAGCAGTCTGGGCTATGGATCGTGCAACAAGGATACCAGTGGCAGAAAAAAAGAGGGCAACCAACATGGCAATTCAAATGGAAAACAAAagatggaaaatggaaaaaatgaagACAATCAGAAGGAATGCTTCGTGGTTAATCACGCCAGCTATACAATCCGCCACAAGTATCCGGATCCCTTGGTCACCTACGATGGTGAGGCGATGGGTGAGCCTCGTTTGATTCGCTTCTCCGATTTATGCAACACCAAAGTGGCCTCAATGTTCAAAGGTTGCCCCAACGAGAAAGGGCAATGCAAAGAGAAGCGCGGCGAGTGTGAGGTTAAATGCGAAGAGGAGTCTTCAGAAGCAGAAAGCTGCTCGGAGAAAATGTGCCAAGAGGACTCAACAGCGGAATACGAAAGTGCTTACAGTGAAAATGGCGAAGAAGACTTGTTATCTGAACAGAATTGTTCTTTGGTGTCTAAAAGCGATTGCGAATCCCAGATGCAATGTCCTGTCATAAAACAGGAATACTGCGAAAAGCAGTGCCAGACTTCGTCAGCAAAGGTTTGTGACGCACATTTGGCAAAGAAATGCAAGCCAGAGCCCTGCCTTGCGCAGGAAAATATACTACATTTGGTGAAAACCCTTTTTCCGAAGGATCCTTTTACTGAGAGGTGCAAtggaaaggaaaataaaagacGAAGTAAGAACCCGTCGTACGAGAAGCAATGCGAAGCAACTgagaaattggccaaaaagttgtACAGGAAATTCGTTGAGAAAAAGTGTGATGCCACTGATTCACCTGCCTGGAACTGCCTGACCCCCGCCCAAAAGCTGCGTTTTCAGTGGAAAGCCATTACGGGTGATGAGCTGCAGAAGACCCCCTACGACAATTTTCGTATTAGTTTCATGAAGAGCTTCTGCCAAATGAATCCCCGGGCCTCGGGTCGCCGATTGAGAAAAGAATTGCGAACGCACTGGTGTCAACTGGAGCGCTGTCAGCGGTTGCCGTTCGCGCTACAGGCCTTACTGTACTACGTGTCCCAGGGCTGTGTGGACCCAGAAGATCACTGTGCTGTGCGTGAACTTTTTAGCAGATTGCGTTAG
- the LOC6505569 gene encoding RNA-binding protein cabeza isoform X2, producing the protein MANRSNQRDREFNRDAERDNGNNRDNRDYNNRDRGGSDNRDNRDNRDNNRGGNHRDFRDFRNRDNRDNRDRDRQRQVPTEPPFIAYVGNLPKGLVQGDVMKIFSDFEVKNVRLIKDRETDEFKGYGYVEFETLAQLKRALSCNGRIKLDNFSAPLRIDIADHRRQNPGSSGGGGGGGPGHQTQGEGRGGGGGGAGGAGGGNYYQRRNYRRDDSVGSHQFRRRDNNMRSSSSHQMSNSSPTHSSMSIGYNRNMRGNYNNRGGGGGGGGGGGGNGGGGGGNGGSRYQQRNNSSGYDNRGGEGHQPPGGGFQRNRNFNFNRVGGGPGGPGGGGGGGGPRQRNYGGNGGGNGIGNGNYTNFVQNRNRDRRGHYNPNNAGTSGYGQNNNGSSNGNGNGHYGGGNRDNKSPGPAAVSGSGGVVTGAAASGAGPTSTNQFGPLDDDDRPKLVLKPRTVTAPINALAETKQAALIFGKAKPREDNATPASSPRQETEEGEKILSAVSEAAENIETIPEVDEVVPDEQLDDAGSGAEDPGESSD; encoded by the exons ATGGCCAATCGCTCCAACCAGCGTGACCGCGAGTTCAACCGTGACGCCGAGCGTGACAACGGAAACAATCGTGATAATCGGGACTACAATAACCGTGATCGAGGCGGTAGCGACAATCGAGACAATCGGGACAATCGAGACAATAATCGTGGCGGTAATCATAGAGATTTTCGTGATTTTCGCAATCGGGACAACCGAGACAATCGGGACCGTGACCGTCAGCGTCAGGTGCCCACGGAGCCGCCGTTCATCGCCTATGTCGGCAATTTGCCCAAGGGCCTTGTCCAGGGCGATGTGATGAAGATATTCTCGGACTTTGAGGTTAAGAACGTGCGCCTGATCAAGGACCGTGAAACCGACGAATTCAAGGGCTACGGCTATGTGGAGTTCGAGACACTGGCTCAGTTGAAGAGGGCCCTCTCCTGCAACGGTCGCATCAAGCTGGACAACTTTTCGGCGCCGCTGCGCATCGATATAGCCGATCATCGTCGCCAGAATCCGGGCTCCAGTggaggtggcggtggcggaggACCTGGTCACCAAACTCAGGGCGAAGGCCgtggcggcggaggaggcggTGCTGGTGGAGCTGGTGGCGGAAACTACTATCAAAGACGCAACTATCGCCGAGACGACAGTGTGGGCTCGCATCAGTTTCGACGCCGGGACAACAACatgcgcagcagcagcagccatcAAATGTCCAATAGCAGCCCCACTCACAGCAGCATGTCCATTGGCTACAACCGCAACATGCGCGGCAACTACAACAACcgtggaggtggaggaggaggaggaggtggaggcggTGGCAAcggcggcggaggaggcggCAACGGCGGGAGTCGCTATCAACAACGCAACAACAGCTCCGGCTACGACAATCGTGGCGGAGAGGGGCACCAGCCTCCCGGAGGAGGCTTTCAGCGTAACCGCAACTTTAATTTCAATCG CGTTGGTGGCGGACCGGGTGGACCAGGCGGAGGAGGCGGTGGTGGCGGTCCGCGGCAGCGCAATTACGGTGGAAACGGCGGTGGAAATGGAATCGGAAACGGCAACTACACCAACTTTGTACAGAACCGGAACCGCGATCGCCGCGGTCACTACAATCCTAACAACGCTGGGACCTCCGGATACGGCCAAAACAACAACGGCAGCAGCAATGGCAACGGCAATGGACACTATGGCGGCGGCAACAGAGATAACAAGAGTCCAGGACCAGCGGCGGTGTCAGGATCAGGAGGGGTGGTGACGGGGGCGGCGGCATCAGGGGCAGGACCAACTTCGACCAACCAATTCGGGCCACTTGACGATGATGACCGCCCGAAATTGGTTCTGAAGCCCCGAACCGTCACCGCCCCGATCAATGCTTTGGCGGAAACCAAACAGGCAGCCCTGATCTTTGGAAAAGCCAAGCCACGCGAAGACAATGCCACGCCAGCATCCTCGCCGCGCCAGGAAACCGAAGAGGGGGAAAAAATCTTGAGCGCCGTATCAGAAGCTGCGGAAAATATCGAAACCATTCCGGAAGTTGATGAAGTTGTGCCGGACGAGCAATTGGACGATGCTGGATCCGGAGCAGAAGATCCTGGCGAGAGCAGCGACTAA
- the LOC6505569 gene encoding glycine-rich cell wall structural protein 1.8 isoform X1: MANRSNQRDREFNRDAERDNGNNRDNRDYNNRDRGGSDNRDNRDNRDNNRGGNHRDFRDFRNRDNRDNRDRDRQRQVPTEPPFIAYVGNLPKGLVQGDVMKIFSDFEVKNVRLIKDRETDEFKGYGYVEFETLAQLKRALSCNGRIKLDNFSAPLRIDIADHRRQNPGSSGGGGGGGPGHQTQGEGRGGGGGGAGGAGGGNYYQRRNYRRDDSVGSHQFRRRDNNMRSSSSHQMSNSSPTHSSMSIGYNRNMRGNYNNRGGGGGGGGGGGGNGGGGGGNGGSRYQQRNNSSGYDNRGGEGHQPPGGGFQRNRNFNFNRFGNNSVGGGPGGPGGGGGGGGPRQRNYGGNGGGNGIGNGNYTNFVQNRNRDRRGHYNPNNAGTSGYGQNNNGSSNGNGNGHYGGGNRDNKSPGPAAVSGSGGVVTGAAASGAGPTSTNQFGPLDDDDRPKLVLKPRTVTAPINALAETKQAALIFGKAKPREDNATPASSPRQETEEGEKILSAVSEAAENIETIPEVDEVVPDEQLDDAGSGAEDPGESSD, translated from the exons ATGGCCAATCGCTCCAACCAGCGTGACCGCGAGTTCAACCGTGACGCCGAGCGTGACAACGGAAACAATCGTGATAATCGGGACTACAATAACCGTGATCGAGGCGGTAGCGACAATCGAGACAATCGGGACAATCGAGACAATAATCGTGGCGGTAATCATAGAGATTTTCGTGATTTTCGCAATCGGGACAACCGAGACAATCGGGACCGTGACCGTCAGCGTCAGGTGCCCACGGAGCCGCCGTTCATCGCCTATGTCGGCAATTTGCCCAAGGGCCTTGTCCAGGGCGATGTGATGAAGATATTCTCGGACTTTGAGGTTAAGAACGTGCGCCTGATCAAGGACCGTGAAACCGACGAATTCAAGGGCTACGGCTATGTGGAGTTCGAGACACTGGCTCAGTTGAAGAGGGCCCTCTCCTGCAACGGTCGCATCAAGCTGGACAACTTTTCGGCGCCGCTGCGCATCGATATAGCCGATCATCGTCGCCAGAATCCGGGCTCCAGTggaggtggcggtggcggaggACCTGGTCACCAAACTCAGGGCGAAGGCCgtggcggcggaggaggcggTGCTGGTGGAGCTGGTGGCGGAAACTACTATCAAAGACGCAACTATCGCCGAGACGACAGTGTGGGCTCGCATCAGTTTCGACGCCGGGACAACAACatgcgcagcagcagcagccatcAAATGTCCAATAGCAGCCCCACTCACAGCAGCATGTCCATTGGCTACAACCGCAACATGCGCGGCAACTACAACAACcgtggaggtggaggaggaggaggaggtggaggcggTGGCAAcggcggcggaggaggcggCAACGGCGGGAGTCGCTATCAACAACGCAACAACAGCTCCGGCTACGACAATCGTGGCGGAGAGGGGCACCAGCCTCCCGGAGGAGGCTTTCAGCGTAACCGCAACTTTAATTTCAATCG GTTTGGAAACAATAGCGTTGGTGGCGGACCGGGTGGACCAGGCGGAGGAGGCGGTGGTGGCGGTCCGCGGCAGCGCAATTACGGTGGAAACGGCGGTGGAAATGGAATCGGAAACGGCAACTACACCAACTTTGTACAGAACCGGAACCGCGATCGCCGCGGTCACTACAATCCTAACAACGCTGGGACCTCCGGATACGGCCAAAACAACAACGGCAGCAGCAATGGCAACGGCAATGGACACTATGGCGGCGGCAACAGAGATAACAAGAGTCCAGGACCAGCGGCGGTGTCAGGATCAGGAGGGGTGGTGACGGGGGCGGCGGCATCAGGGGCAGGACCAACTTCGACCAACCAATTCGGGCCACTTGACGATGATGACCGCCCGAAATTGGTTCTGAAGCCCCGAACCGTCACCGCCCCGATCAATGCTTTGGCGGAAACCAAACAGGCAGCCCTGATCTTTGGAAAAGCCAAGCCACGCGAAGACAATGCCACGCCAGCATCCTCGCCGCGCCAGGAAACCGAAGAGGGGGAAAAAATCTTGAGCGCCGTATCAGAAGCTGCGGAAAATATCGAAACCATTCCGGAAGTTGATGAAGTTGTGCCGGACGAGCAATTGGACGATGCTGGATCCGGAGCAGAAGATCCTGGCGAGAGCAGCGACTAA